The genomic window ACACCACCGCGCATGCCGCCGCGACGTACAGCAGGACCTCGGTGAGCAGGAGGCCCAGCAGGGTGAGGGCCACCGGCGGCAGGAGCGCCGCGGACAGTGCCCAGCGCAGCCGGCGTGAGCGGGCGGCGCGCGGGTGCGGGGTGAGCGGGGCGCTCGTCGGGGCGTCGGCCTCGCGCAGCACGAGCGCGGCCACCTCGTCGGCGACGTCCCGTGGTGCGGGCGGCAGCAGCGTCTTGAGGTCGGCGGCCTGCCGGTCGTTCTCGTTCCGCGCCAGGCCGGTCGCGACCGCGTCCACCCGGGCGGCCCCGAACAGCCGTACCCCGAGCGGCTCGACGAGCTCGACGCCGCGCAGGCGCCGCTCCTCGATGGATATCGAGCGGGACGTGAGGAGCCCGCGGCGGACCCTCAAGGTCCCGCCGGGCTCGCGCTCCAACCGGTAGTCGAACCACATCTCGACCCAGAGGCCCAGTGCGCCCAGGACCCCGGCCACCAGGGCGGCGGCGGCCAGGATGACGACGATCCACACGACCGGGGTGTCCCGGAAGACGCCGGCCACCCAGTCGATGACCTTTCCCTGCGCGCCGAACCACTGGCTGACCTGCATCACCGCACCGGCCGCTGCGCCGCCCAGCAGCGGAGCGACGAACGACACCGGCGCGTACCGGATCCAGGCCGGGTCGAGGACGGCCAGCGCGCCGTCCCTCCGATGGCCCGGGGCCGGGTCGTCGGAGACCCGGGAGAGCAGCTCGCGACGCAGCCGCTCGCCCTCCGCCGTGCTCACCGGGTCGAGCTCCAGCGTCGAATCGCCGCCGGTGTGCTCGCCGGTGCCGATCCGCACCTTGACCAGGCCGAGTATCCGCAGGAGCAGGTTGGCGGTGAGGTCGACGGTGCGGATGCGCTCGCGCGCCAGCGAGCGGCGTTTGACCAGCAGCAGCCCGGTGTGGAGCTCGACGCGCTCCGGCCCGATCCGGTAGCGCGTACGCCGCCAGCGGACGTAGTCGGCGCCGACGCCTGCCGCGACGAGCAGGACGGAGCCCGCGGCCACCCAGGCGAGCGCCTGCCACCAGGGCATGCCGCCGGCCAGTCCGAGCAAGGTCGGCAGGGCGGCGCCGCCCGCGACCCCGGTCATGACGGCGGCCGTGACGAGGACCGTGCGCCGGTCGAGCCTCAGCCAGCCGTCGCTCATGTGGCGTCCCCGGGCGTCGCCTGGGTGATCCGGGTCAGCTGCCTGGCCAGCTCCGCCGCCAGCTCGTGGTCCAGGCCCTCGATCCTGATGGCGCCCTTGGACGAGGCCGTGGTGACGGTGACGGTGGCGAGCCGGAACGCCTGCTCCAGCGGGCCGCGCACGGTGTCCACGGTCTGGATCCGGGACATCGGGGCGATGCGCCACTCCTGCCAGAGCGCGCCGGTGCGGACGTACACCGCTTCGTCCGTGACCTCCCAGCGGTGCACCCGGTACCACCAGAAGGGGAAGAAGACCGTGCAGGCCAGGCCGGCGACGGCGACGATGCCCGCGGCGCCCAGCAGCCAGGCCCTTGCGGGCCCGATGAGGGCGCCGAGGACGCCGAGCACCAGCACCGGCACCGCGGTCGTCACCAGCCACTGGGCGCGCCACCAGCCGACGGCCCGCTCGTTCACCCTGTTGTTCGGCGGTCTCAGCCGCACGGTCCCCTCCCCCGTCATCGGTTCAGCGGCCGCGTAGCGTCCGGTACGCGGCCACGAGCGCGGCGGTCGAACTGTCGAGCTCCTCGCCCCCCGTGCCCTCGGTCAGTACGGGCTCGATCCGCTTGGCCAGGACCTTGCCCAGCTCGACGCCCCACTGGTCGAAGGAGTCGATGTTCCACACGGCGCCCTGGACGAACACCTTGTGCTCGTACAGCGCGATCAGCTGGCCCAGCACGGAGGGGGTCAGCTCCTTCGCGAGGATCGTGGTCGTCGGGTGGTTGCCCACGAACGTCTTGTGCG from Streptomyces formicae includes these protein-coding regions:
- a CDS encoding PH domain-containing protein, coding for MSDGWLRLDRRTVLVTAAVMTGVAGGAALPTLLGLAGGMPWWQALAWVAAGSVLLVAAGVGADYVRWRRTRYRIGPERVELHTGLLLVKRRSLARERIRTVDLTANLLLRILGLVKVRIGTGEHTGGDSTLELDPVSTAEGERLRRELLSRVSDDPAPGHRRDGALAVLDPAWIRYAPVSFVAPLLGGAAAGAVMQVSQWFGAQGKVIDWVAGVFRDTPVVWIVVILAAAALVAGVLGALGLWVEMWFDYRLEREPGGTLRVRRGLLTSRSISIEERRLRGVELVEPLGVRLFGAARVDAVATGLARNENDRQAADLKTLLPPAPRDVADEVAALVLREADAPTSAPLTPHPRAARSRRLRWALSAALLPPVALTLLGLLLTEVLLYVAAACAVVFLPLAVLLALDAYRSLGHATAGDYLLARSGTVRRRTVALQRGGVIGWTLKQSWFQRRAGVLTLTATTAAGDGAYSVYDADRHEVLDFASRAVPGLLEPFLDHSPSRPHPRPSP
- a CDS encoding PH domain-containing protein — encoded protein: MTGEGTVRLRPPNNRVNERAVGWWRAQWLVTTAVPVLVLGVLGALIGPARAWLLGAAGIVAVAGLACTVFFPFWWYRVHRWEVTDEAVYVRTGALWQEWRIAPMSRIQTVDTVRGPLEQAFRLATVTVTTASSKGAIRIEGLDHELAAELARQLTRITQATPGDAT